The genomic stretch aACTAATATAATTTCTGCCACGTTACACTCTTGTGCACTCTGTgcgtatgctaccggcccctcctccacccaccgagacaaagagactgtgcaACAAAAAAGGGCTCACTTCGTTCATGTCGTTGTTCTACGCAACAAACGcagcaaggtgctgaaaccagtgcacagagtgaatcctcttcctgcctgtttggaggcaagagacaaggaaaacagacacgcatgcgcatggaaatgtattgaggccagcaaaattatcgagttcattttcattttattgtgtgattcatttactTATTATTCTCGcgaggtcttgtgacacccctagtaagaaatatttcaaattatattttagaaTAGTAAAATACCATGCAAGTGCAAAACAGAATACAGATACTTTGATATCACAGTACTGCTTTTGGCCCTTTTTTTATCATCGTTACCCTTTTCCTCAACGGTTTATCCTCAATGGTACCCTTGCCAAGAGGGTATAGACATAAAAAAGCTTAAGGAAATGGCGAGGGAGAAAAGAGAGATCATCTGTTGTCAAAATTCTTTGTTGTGTGTCGTTTTTGCTTGGTTTCTTTATTGAACTCTTCATCCATGTTCTTTTCGAAACTGAAAGTCCACGTGTCCAGGGTTCACTCTTATCTGTGACACCATTTACGGAAAATCCCTCTGTGTCCCTCAGGCTGCCGTTCTGGAAGCTACTCAGCAATGTGGATTCGGGACAGAAGGTGGAGAGGGAATTGAGGACCTTCTCTAATCGTCTTAGAAGACACCAGTTAGGGGAGGGAATTATCAGCCTTAATGAACATTCCACCAACCTCCTCTCTGAAATGGTACGTGTGCTTCAGTGCTGTATTGTGCTCCTAATGTAGAGTCTGTTATCATGCATCTGCATCATGTCAAGTCACATCTCTCTATTATGACGGCGGACGAAGCCACAATagtgtccccacagagtctgacgctctttaataactttattctgaccctgaacacatcaagagctgtgcaattccaacaccatatgtgTATCTCCTACTCAcgaacacgtctctagtccactCGTCccgggaacgacacttcctcattgtcgctAGACGACTGCGAGATGCATTCGCGGACACTTTGAAAATCATAACAACCTCTTcattgtgcgtgtatgtgtggtctaaatgaacagaaagacaaagaaaaccagcaaatggatattcttatctctcactAACGTGACAcgtactgcggaagtacaatttgctgcatttaagtatgcacGGAAATCGctgaaaatacatctacactcaaaacgtgaattcaacttaagttactgtatgtggtgtctttgaacgcaacccttatGGCGCATGATAACGCGACTGGAGAGtgattctgctactattaaagagacacgtgtggtatcttttagcttgatttaaactttcacttcatttggcgctcttaaaacacacaaatatatataatcgtGTGCTGTCATTTATTCtctaaaatacagcaaaaattggcATGTTTCACACAtggtggcaaatggtgattaattacgattaattaatttgaaaactgattaatttaattaagacttttaatcatttgacagccctactaaaaaGTCATATGTGACATCGCTATTAAACATTCATAAGGCAGCTTTCCACAGTCATCCGAGAGGGAGACTAAGTTGTTATTTCTCACAAAACATGATTTTCTGAGATATTTTTTTTGAGAGCTTAATTTAATGCAAACCAAAGGTCAGGTCATTCGATCGCGACTGGACTATTCAGTTTGTCTTAGAAGactttgcctctcatccgagcaggcttcatcagctcAACTATGTGGGAAaaacactagtctgactagataggacagctaccTAGTCAGATCATTGAATCAATCACAACTACACAgttcaggttgtcttggaaAACATTTTGCCTCTCAAAAGTCTTTCAGGCTGTCACGGTGCGGTTGGGTGCCGGTCTGGGAACTCCCaatgcagaggctggaggcaggtaggtgagcactgaatttattctgtcccagaactcacaacgaaaagcgatggtgacaaaacagatacaccatgaaaaaatgaaacacaaataatgccggttggaggcagagtctgctgaGCGCTAGCAAGAGACTGGGAACAATACGAGGCTGAGAGACACACACGGCTGGAACGTGGTgtagcgaaggaataatccggcgttctccagctgtccgTAGTCAGTTTAAGTAGTGGCGTCGGCACTCAAttacaggtgcgttcagcagctccgcctccagcccggaactaaggatctggacagaaaacacagaaaaggcacgggagacGAGGGCAACGAGAGAGAGCCCTGTGAAACGTGACAGTATTTCCCCCCCTTAACAAAGGGCGCcacctggcggcctacctggcttctccgggaagCGACTGTAAAACTCTGATAGTAATTGGGGATCCAGAATGAGGGCACGAGAGATCCACGAGCGGTCCTCggggccgtaaccctcccagtcgaccaagtactgaaaacccctgccccttcttctcacatccagaatggccttgaccgtgaatgcgGGATGGCCGTCGATgagcctgggaggaggaggaggcacctccggagggcttaGGTTGCTGACACTGACTGGTTTGATGAGGGACACATGGAAAGTAGGATGAATTCTGAGGGAGTCCGGGAGCCTCAGCATGACGGCCGAGGGACTGATGACCCGTTCCACAGGGTAAGGACCGATGTACTTGGGTTGTAGTTTCTTGGAGTCCGTGTGCAGGGGTAGATCGCGAGTAGATAGCCACACCCTCTGTCCCGTCTTGTACTCAGGGGCCACCGACCGATGTTGATTGGCCAAACGCTGGTTACGCTCGGCCGTACGTGCCAGTGCTGTCCGGGTATTCCGCCAGGCTAGGCGGGCGCGGCGCAGGTTGGCTGACACGGAAGGGACCGCCGACTCCGCCTCCAGTGAAGGGAAAGCTGGAGGTTGGTACCCGTAGGCCCCGTGGAAAGGTGAGAGGCCTGTGGCTGAGCTGACCAGGGTGTTGCGCGCATACTCAATCCACGGCAGATTGAAGGACCATGAGGCTGGCTGctggtggcagacgcagcggatGGCGGATTCCAAATCTTGGTTAGCTCTTTCTGACTGGCCGTTAGTTTGTGGGTGGTAGCCGGAGGACAAGCTCGCTGACGCACCCAAGGCCCTGCAGAAGGCCTTCCAAACTGCCGAAGAGAATTGTGGTCCCCTGTCCGAGACCACGTCGCAGGGAATACCGTGAAGCCGGAAGACGTCTTTGACCAAAAGTTGAGCTGTCTCCAGTGCCGAGGGGAGCTTGGGGAGGGCAACAAAATGGGCCATTTTGGAAAAACGATCCACGATGGTAAGAATGACCGTGTTGCCATTGGATGGTGGGAGACCAGTCACAAAGTCCAGTGCCACATGGGACCACGGTCGGGAGGGGATGGGCAGGGGGCGCAGCAGCCCCGCTGGGGCTTGATGGGACGGCTTATTCCGGGCACAACTCGCACAGGCGGCCACAAACTCCTTGACGTCCGAGCGgagggaaggccaccagaaccgctgaGACAGGAGGAAGATAGTGCGTGATACTCCCGGGTGGCACGCCAGCTTGGATTCGTGAGCCCAACGTAGAACCTCCGGGCGCAGCTCTGCGACCACAAACAGGCGACCAGCGGGGCAGTCCCCCGGAGGAGAGGAGTCCTTGGTTGCCTCCGCCACTCGCTTCTCCACGTCCCACTGTAGGCCTCCCAGGATGCGGGACTGAGGAAGGATGGTCTCTAGTTGAGGTAAGTCCACAGGTGGGGAATGCATCCTGGAGAGTGCGTCCGGCTTGCCGTTCTGGGATCCAGGGCGGAACGTTAGCGTGAAGTCAAACCTGGCCAAATACAGTGCCCAGCGCGCCTGCCTGGGATTAAGTCTCCGGGCAGATCGGAGGTAGGCCAAGTTCTTATGATCTGTGTGTACAACAAAAGGGACCtccgagccctccagccagtgcctccactcctgcagcgccaaGACGAccgccaacagctccctgttgccaatatcgTAATTACGTTCTGCTTGggtcaggcggcgtgagaagaaggcgcaggggtgcagctcgtGATCGATggtggagcgctgggagaggacggccccgACGCCGGTATCGGAAGCGTCGACCTCGACAACAAAAGGAGAGTGAGGGTTAGGGTGAGCAAGAACCGGAGCAGAGGTGAAACAGGACTTAAGCTTCTCAAAGGCGGAGTTAGCGTCTGGGGTCCACATAAACTGAACTTTAGTAGATGTGAGCCTGGTCAAAGGTTCTGCAACCCGACTGAAATTCCGAATGAAACGACGGTAAAAATTTGCGAAGCCCAGAAACCTTTGAAGGTGCTTACGTGATGTAGGAGTGGGCCAGTCAACCACTGCCTGGATTTTGGCAGGATCGGGTCGGAgttgccccttctccacaatgaaccccagaaaagAAACTGATGAAGAGTGAAAAGTGCACTTCTCCGCCTTAACAAAAAGCTTGTTCTCGAGAAGTCTTTGGAGGACTAACCGAACCTGCTGAATGTGTTCTTCGAGAGAagtggaaaaaattaaaatgtcatctaaatACGCAAAAACAAAACGTCCAAGCATATCACGGAGGACATGGTTTATGAGACCCTGGAAAACTGCGGGAGCATTcgtgaggccaaaaggcataACTAAATATTCAAAATGACCCAATGGTGTGTTAAaggcggtcttccactcatccccctCGCGGATACGGACGAGGTGGTAAGCGTTGCGGAGGTCAAGCTTGGTGAAAAAATTTGCAGAATGCAGagagttaaatgcggaatctaaTAAAGGAAGTGGATATTTGTTCTTAACTGTGATATTATTAAGTGCGCGATAATCAATGCAGGGGCGGAGTGACTTGTCCTTCTTTTcaacgaaaaaaaacccagcggcAAGTGGTGAGGAGGAGGGGCGGATAAGACCGGAGGCAAGTGAGGAGGAGATGTAATCTTCAAGTGCCTCTCTCTCAGGTTTAGAAACATTGTACAGGCGTGAGGAAGGGAGAACCGCACCCGGGTGGAGATTAATACAGCAATCATAAgggcggtggggggggagtGATGTGGCTTTATCCTTACTGAAAACCTCTCTGAGATCATGATACATGTTAGGAACCAAGGTGAGGTCGATACTTTCCTGCGAGGTGGCGCGAGCGGCCGCGGACCGAGGCCACACCCCCTTGCAACAGTGCGTGTGGCAAAACACGCTCCAACCAACAATGGCAGGTCTGGCCCAATCTATGTGCGGATTGTGTCTGCCTAACCATGTAAGCCCCAGCACCACGGGAGCAGAGCGCGAggggatgacaaaaaatgtcataatttcacGGTGATTACCAGCCAGACGGAGAGAGAGGGGGCGTGTCTTGTGAGTGACATTCGCCAGGTGACGCCCATCCAGGGAACGAACCACTTTAGCTGTTGCTAGCGGAACTACAGGTATAGCGGAATTAGCAACGAAAAGTTCATCAATAAAACAATCGTCCGAGCCCGAGTCGATAAAAGCATTGATATCGACATTGATATCAGACCATGCGAGTGTACCTGGCAGCTGCAATCGGGTGGCCGCTGGAGCAGCAGGAGGCGGCTGCGTAGTCCGTGAGTCCATCGGCGAACTAGGATGAAACGAGGGGGAGGTCTGGAAGCGTTGGTGGCCAGGTCGAATGGGGCAGAGGGAGATGGTGTGGTCCGCTTGTCCGCAGTAGATGCAGAGGTGAAGCCGCATGCGCCGCCTCCTCTCTGCTGGGGTGAGACGGTGCCCACCGAGCTGCATGGGCTCCTCCGGCGCCAGCAACGGCGTGGTTCCCGTGGTGGATGGCGGCCGGTTGTAGAGAGGGCGCTCTTCAAAAAGGCTCCGGTCGTAACCTGGTGCTGCTCGACGGGACAGGCGGTCCTGCTCCCGGTGGTCCAAACGCTTCTCTATTCGCACGGCCAGAGCGATCAGTTCGTCGAGATTCCCCGGAGTCTCCAGAGGGATCATGTGGTCCCTTATCCGCTCAGCGAGTCCGTCAGCGAACACATCCAAGAGCGCGGAGGGGTTCCAGTCGCTCTCCGCCGCGAGCGCACGGAACTCGATTGCGTAATCCGCTACGCTGCGGCGACCCTGGCGCAGCCTCAGGAGGGTCCGGGCCGCCTCGCGGCCCGGTTGATTCCGCTGGAATATCTGCTCCAGGGATTTGGCAAACGCGGAGAAGGAAGAACAGATGGCCGATCGCCGGCTCCATTCTGCCGTCGCCCAGGCCGCCGCCTTGCCGGTGAGATGCGACGTGGCGAAGGCTACGCGAGCGCGCTCCGAGTGGAAAGCGGCCGCTTGCAGCTCGAAATGCAACTCGCATTGGGTCAGGAAGGTGCGCACGTCACCAGAGTCCCCGGAGAATCGCTCTGGCCTGGAAAGCTGGGGGCACACGACCGTCGAGCTGGACTCGGGGGCAGGAAGGGGCGCAGGATCCGGAGCGGCGTCAGCGGCTTGTGGTGGAGTGAGAGCCGGGTGACCCTGGAGGGCGGACAGCACAGCGTTGAGCTGCGACTCAAGTGCGGCCATACGAGCGTCTTGTCGCTCGGCCAACCCCTGCACACTGGCTCCAAGTGCACCGAACTGCTCCTCTTGCTTAGTGAGGCGCATCGCTTGGAGACGAAGTGATTTCTTAAGGGGGTCCGTGTCACCAGGTTCCATATTCTGGCCGGATTATTCTGTCACGGTGCGGTTGGGTGCCGGTCTGGGAACTCCCaatgcagaggctggaggcaggtaggtgagcactgaatttattctgtcccagaactcacaacgaaaagcgatggtgacaaaacagatacaccatgaaaaaatgaaacacaaataatgccggttggaggcagagtctgctgaGCGCTAGCAAGAGACTGGGAACAATACGAGGCTGAGAGACACACACGGCTGGAACGTGGTgtagcgaaggaataatccggcgttctccagctgtccgTAGTCAGTTTAAGTAGTGGCGTCGGCACTCAAttacaggtgcgttcagcagctccgcctccagcccggaactaaggatctggacagaaaacacagaaaaggcacgggagacGAGGGCAACGAGAGAGAGCCCTGTGAAACGTGAcacaggcttcatcagtttgtGCTGAAAGACCAGGCAgggcagctctagtctgaggggatGGATGCAGGATCCAACGTATTTCTCCTCTAAGGTAGGGTTCTTGTTTGGGGCGTACCTACCTGAACCATCTGGTTGTGCTCTGAGaaaacaatgacctggatgaatgaggatTTTCACAGACTTACCTGGTACATGGCAGGTACATGGTGCAGAATCCAAAGTAGTTCTCCTCTGAGGTAGGGTTCTTCACCTCAGAGCATCCCCTGAGACTAGAGCTGACCTATCTACTCTCACAAACTGATGATGTCTGAGGGGCAAAACATCTTCCAAGACAACCTGAATCACCAAGTTATGATTGATTCAGTGCTCTGAGaaaacaatgacctggatgaatgaggatATTCACAGACTTACCTGGTAACTGAGTGTTTCTTATTAGAGGCACTTTTGTGTGTTTCCATTTGTGAAGTCCTACTCACATTtgggtttatttgtttgtaatgCTCTTGACTCCTATCCTAAATTTTCTTAACACGCCTCACATCATAGGATAGTTGTTAGAGCCATCAGATAATCAGGTTTTAACATTGCttggaaaagggtttaaaattACCAGATTGTCTGTGTATGCGTTGACCCTTTTCAATTTTCATTGATAAATAAactgtgtcaatcaaaactctGCATGGTTATCTTTTGCAGGTGAACAAAACGTGTTCTTTCACTGGGTGTTTCGTGGCACTGCTTAAAAGCAAGATCAGCAGGACCTCCGTTAAATGTATCAAAGTCAATAATGAGTGATAGTTGTTGGAAAACAAATACTCTGTTGGTGAGAGAAAACAATCAGAGACTCCTAACTAGGACTGCAACAGGAACCTGGCATGGGAAATAACAAAGTAACAGTGAGATCCTGACACCATCTCAGTGCACTGCAGGGGGCCTGACAAGAGAAAAACAAGTGAAAGACATAGTATGTGGACGAACGCCGTCAACTTCAGAACATCTGACCTAATGTACACACTCCACACTCCACATGCACGCCATCTTGGCGTGTGAGCCCATTACCAGTCCGGGAGGTGTGAAAGTATGAAAGTATGGAGATGGAATGAGAGCAACACATTAGAGTCGGTGAGAAAAGTTCCTCGGcccacaaaaaatgttttctggtacattaaagatataaaacacCAGATTTGTTCCCTTCCATAGCTGCTATTAGCATGAGCCAGCATGCAACACTGATGGTGGAAACTTAGAGATCTTAAAATGTGTGACTCTACTGCAATGTGACAGGCAACAATGATCCTTCTATTTTCCTCCTGTTTTATTAGTATTCCCAAATTATCAGTCACCAGTCAGTCTTTTTCCATTGCAGTTTTATGCATAAAACACATTATATTCCTGTCGGCATGTAAAAATGTGGGTTATTTAATCAGTTTGCctcatttaaaaagtgtgtttctGTTGCTGAAATTCAGTACACCCAAAACATGAAACAAAAGCGTGTGAGAAAATGTGACTTGGATAAAGAACATCCCTGGACATTACATAATATCTTCTAATCTCACCTTTCTTAACATTCTTATATCACACAGTTAGGTAATCTAGAAGAATCAGTGGTTAACCTTGCATAGACATTCCTAAAGATTAAATGGTTTTGACAGAGGTCGTGTGACTCGGCTGCAGGCTTGCAATGCACACGGAGAGACATGAAAACATGGAACTGAACAGTAGTTTGTGGTTAGTGGTATTATTGCACAATGTTGGAAGTCTTTTTTATGATTAAATTGTTTATGAAATATTGGCCAAGCACTGCATGGGCTCAGTTGACAGCCTCCACCTGGCTATTACACATGGTCacttccactcttctgggaagacgTTTTCTCCCAGCTTTTGGAGTGGTTTGGGGGAATGTTTCTTAATCTAGCCACAataacatttgtgaggtcagatgtGAATGATGTTTGGCCAGAGAGAGGACATGGTTGACAATGGTGCCGTGGTTGATGGGATTTCTCATGTTCCTCCGCACCAACCGCTCTTAACTCAtccaatcccagacatttttcagtcCCGGCCGTTTTAGACgactttgactgatctttcaaggcacacagaatattgtgttctatggctatataaccaCGGAACCTACTTAAAGAAAGATTAGACGCTCATCTTTCACCAGAACGAAAgatttgtttctacctttttccattctgtagttatcagcagtagaacataggtacgtttcaggaaaatatcagttcccgactaaaaaagggacaaaaacagctttttgtgaaaacatacatttcaagcataactttcactttgacacaaatatttttttgcttttgtgacagctcaaatatctcaacaattacaccaacatcaacaacaaaggggctgtttttacatcaaagtatttcctttacaaacataacaccatgaactgttttcacatttggaactgaactatgtgtgtatgcatgcgtgcgcgcgtgtgtgtgcgttaaaATTTGCcgacaatgcataaccttctgcacgctacactcctccacacttcctccttcctgtcatgtgtgatttttccattcgCTTgttccctgccgagctcttatcaaatgcacctctgccaccttgtggctatttttatggcttaaaagtgctctgaaatgttaatgcattagtggagagttgcatcatcacctctttttacctctcgtgccaaaaaacgtaaaagacgtataaatacgttggtGGCATCGGGCGTACGGGattctaaaaacgtataaatacgcctttggtgttgaatgagttaatattgcTTTGTGCACCGGACCACAGTCATATTGGACGAGGACCTTCCCCAAACTGATTCAAAGAAGTTGGAATCATATCCAACATCATATCTAACATCTGAATAATTTCAGAGGATGCATTTCTATGTCCTAAACGTGTTTTTCCCGCTATAGGACCATGACTACCTCAACAGTAGGAAGAGGGGGACGTCCAAGAGACTTACCAGGGACCTCCCACTTGTCAAGCTTCTTAACATTTCCATCACTCTGTCCCCTTTCCTGAGCGTGGACACCACGCAGTTCCATACATCCCTCATGGATGGCACTGAGGCCTTCTGGCTTAGTCTTCCCTCAGCCCCTCACGGTCAGCTGGTGAGTTGGCAGATGTTCCAATTTTAACTGTGTACCCACATTTTTATGGGGACTCATGACTTATTCTCCACAGCGTAGATAATACGGTAAcattttacaataaggtacacaaaaggtacacaaaattacagtagttaatgaggaacgaacctacctaaccctaaccctaaccactaaccattagttcctcattagttcttcattagttcctcagtaactactttaaatttatgtgccttagttcctcagtaactactctactcattagttcctcattagtccttcattagttcctcagtaactcatctaaatgtatgtgtcttagtcattagttgctcaatagttcttcattagttccttagtcactactgtatttttctgtacattattgtaaagtgtgaccgatAATGCCAACCGACAGTATGTTTTCCATACCACAGGTCCCTTTGATGACTCAGTGGCAAGGGAAGTTCTGTGTAATGCTGAACGTCACAAACCCAGGAGCGGTGAGCTGGTTCCTGGACAGAGTGGGGTCCCTGCAAGCACGTTTGGGAATGGAGTACATCCTGCTGGAAGGGGGTGAGAGAAATTTGTTTGAGGAGCAAGCCCAGCGGCCACCTGAGGCTCTGGGTGGGGACACGTACATCAGCCTGCTGGCCGACTTGGCCTCCAGGATCGGAGACTCCACCATCATGTCAGCAGGGACAAGGTACCTCATCCTTGGTTTTTATAACTCCCGTATGAGGTTTCTGCTTATTATGTACCTGTTTGCTTGTCAGGTCCAGTCATAAGCCAGTATTTCTGAGGATGACACCCCTTCAGTCTGACTGGGGCTTAACGGGCCTGAAGGGCATCATTCCCTCCCTGCTGCACCACACTCTGCTGGGATACAACTTCCTCATTCCTGATGCAGTAGGTAATACCGCATCTTATGGGTCACCTTTCTCACGTGTGTAAGAAAATTGTCACAATGCACAGAGAGAATGAAGGGAAGGCAGGGAAAATTATAAATGCttataaaatacatacactCGGGACGAATGACAGAAAACCAGGGGATGAATGACAAAACCAAGTGAAACAATTTCAAGGGTTAGTTGGGATgtcttgacatgaagttgtgtaaCATCCcgatcagcagtgtagtgcatcaacagtgacttgccCCCCACTTTGTCCGGTGAGCCGCGTTCTGGTCGTTTTTTCCGACTAGTCGGCGGGGTCACTTCAgaaaagcgttttgcttctccaTACAATGTGCGTTTTCCACGAAAAAGTCACACGCCACAATCGATCTGCATTATTTTCTCTCTCTTCGTATCACAGCACGCTTGCGCCTGCACAGCGTTTACGTGCGCGAATGACGACCACTGCGACGCAAAAGATAAAGTCAGCGCTATAGTGGTGttgtcacaaaagaaaatatgtaaaaaatggTGCACACTTGCAATTATCTGgccagcaacagcaaaaatgtgtcgGTATCGTCCTGTATATTCCATCATTTTCCTGTCACGGACATGGCTATTAGACGTTAAACGTTGTCTCCTTGTCATATTGGTTTTAAAGTGGGAATGAAACAGCTTTATGTGTGCGATTACATTCCTACACACCCAGGGAAGAGGaataaacatgttttgaagATGTCTGCTGCTCCAGCACCCCAGGTAAGAACTGGCTATACTAGCTAATTAGACGCCACCTACCACCATCGGTATAACAAGCTATCAAGAATCAGCTAGTAATGTTGTGTGCAGCAAATCACCAAATGTCATAATACCAGTAAAGCTGCTACATAACATAGCATTACATGATTactttgtttgttattattattggcaGCTATGTGGAAGAGTGGTCGTCGCTACAGAAATCAGTCAAAGTAACAACGTGAATGTAGGTAAAGTCCACTCGCAGCTGTGAGTCCAAGCTGTCCTTCCTCTCGCTCGCTCCGCCCGTTCTCCACCTGACGAAGTTCGGCACCAGTGTATTCCTGTTCATGTAGGCATCCCTTTGGATTTGTGTTAAAAACAACGTCGCCATCACTTGTTTCGTAGTCAGACATGTTTACTTTGGCTATGCCAGCAGTAAACGAGTGATTgtaatttctgacttttttgtggtaaacatttctgtgatgcaaatgtatgacttttgggcatattttgttttgagaaacaTAACGCTTTTCTTAAGTGACTCCACCAACTAGctggaactactttcttcaacaccaaaaGCTGACCAGAACTCATTGTCCCAGAAAACGGAACAAAGGTGGGGGGGGGAGTCACTGtggatgcactacactgctgatgcggatgtcatccaacttcatgtcaaaaaatccaaactatccattTAATTGATAATGAGCTGTACGCACACAGGGAAAACCTCTGAACATTTAAccccaaacaaaaaacatgtcataaataagtaaataccaAGAAAACCATAGCAAAACTAATCACAAAGTTGAATTGCAGGCTCCATACaggcacacatactgtagctacagGACCGTCATATAATCTGTTTGTGTAGTttactgaaaaacaaacacttaaTGAATAATCCACAGTGTTTGCCAGACTTTGGAAACAAAAAAGAGATAAGCAGCTTTCTGTGTGTATTTAGCAACTGGACCAGAGTTGTTTGTATGTTCTCGCTGTGTTTGCATGAGTACATCACCTCTGGCCCTGAACTGGATAAGtgctagaaaatgaatgaatgtttcagtttctgtcaaacatttctcagaAAGTATAGTAATCAATTACATGATATGATAATCTTCCTCCTGTCCCTTTCTACATGCAGGTGGCTCTCTATCTGGAGACATGGTCACAGATGAGGAGTTGTTCATCCGTTGGCTTGAGATTGTTTCGTTCCTCCCTGTCATCAGCTTCCACACACCGCCATGGGTCTGCGGAGAGGACCGGGTAAAGGGCTAAATTAATCAtagtctagaccaggggtgggcaaactgcagcCACATCAGGCCTTCCAAGCATCTTCATCCggcatttccaaattccgtttttttttttaaacctttaacatttaAACTGTAGCCGGCAACATGATTTGCAGTGCTcttgtggcacgcttgagtcacCAAAATAATCAGgtgcaatctgtagcttgtacaaaaaagccatccaaacaacacaacacgttaACACACACGACGCACAAAGTAACTGACcgactgcaccatgtgggcataca from Dunckerocampus dactyliophorus isolate RoL2022-P2 chromosome 5, RoL_Ddac_1.1, whole genome shotgun sequence encodes the following:
- the si:ch211-236l14.4 gene encoding SITS-binding protein isoform X2: MPHARNRNPSPIPEVTWDTGLKEMNETWKGAIACLGVAVFFVMTIGIIYWQVVDQPNKNWILKGTLSGLIWERRAHSLVIQTLTEDKTYVEIDVGNVGNPDLEVPFVRNLCWLNKTEFCYTWDSVAEIKISLDVNEDTETECYSMTWTPVHCHVQLKDCFSMTNISWYGGASVHGQTWPINEQNATMQPFVVSDLKENPSGFGSALERYFLGSSGVAVLVSPDLPLQLGMDSRQQFCLQSLPSMELLPLQYTVCVANNVKAAHQEAVQQLSQLNREIPNMNAVWLPFWKLLSNVDSGQKVERELRTFSNRLRRHQLGEGIISLNEHSTNLLSEMDHDYLNSRKRGTSKRLTRDLPLVKLLNISITLSPFLSVDTTQFHTSLMDGTEAFWLSLPSAPHGQLVPLMTQWQGKFCVMLNVTNPGAVSWFLDRVGSLQARLGMEYILLEGGERNLFEEQAQRPPEALGGDTYISLLADLASRIGDSTIMSAGTRSSHKPVFLRMTPLQSDWGLTGLKGIIPSLLHHTLLGYNFLIPDAVALYLETWSQMRSCSSVGLRLFRSSLSSASTHRHGSAERTGC